From Brevibacillus marinus, a single genomic window includes:
- the cimA gene encoding citramalate synthase, whose protein sequence is MFTLDNLGEKRICLYDTTLRDGTQGEGISLSVEDKVKIAVRLDQFGIDFIEGGWPGSNPKDMAFFERIKEIPLRHSTVTAFGSTCRPGVRAEDDQNLRAILESGVKAAAIFGKAWDLHVTQALQATLEENLRMVGDSVCFLKQHGLTVIFDAEHFFDGYKRNPQYAMQVLEAAEAAGADWLVLCDTNGGSLPHEISEIVGSVCRSRRAPVGIHVHNDGELAVANSLAAVQAGASQVQGTINGIGERCGNVNLISVIPNLQLKMGYTCVQPEQLSQLTSLSRYVAEIANMVMPTNQPFVGNSAFAHKGGIHVSAVLKNPQTYEHLDPEQIGNRRRVLVSELAGQSNLLAKAEELNISFDLDRPKAREIIKLIKEREYQGYQYEGAEASLTLLLLEASGEENKLFERESFKIWMEKAADKSILSEAMVKMNVNGQIVHTIAEGNGPVNALDNALRKALEEHFPCLSEMHLTDYKVRVLDESGATAAKVRVLIESQYKGERWSTVGVSTNVIEASWEALVDSVRYLLWKEGCTLQTPAAEKERPVGISNH, encoded by the coding sequence GTGTTTACATTGGATAATCTGGGAGAGAAACGGATTTGCTTGTACGATACCACGTTGCGTGATGGGACGCAGGGCGAAGGCATCAGCTTGTCAGTGGAAGACAAGGTAAAGATCGCGGTTCGCCTTGATCAGTTCGGCATCGACTTTATCGAAGGCGGCTGGCCGGGCAGCAATCCCAAAGATATGGCCTTTTTTGAGCGGATCAAGGAGATCCCCTTGCGCCATTCCACCGTAACGGCGTTTGGCAGCACCTGCCGTCCGGGGGTTAGGGCTGAGGATGATCAGAACCTGCGCGCGATCCTCGAAAGCGGCGTGAAAGCGGCCGCGATCTTCGGCAAGGCGTGGGATCTGCACGTCACGCAGGCCCTGCAGGCGACGCTGGAGGAGAACCTGCGGATGGTGGGCGATTCCGTATGTTTCCTGAAGCAGCACGGGTTGACCGTTATTTTTGATGCGGAGCACTTTTTTGACGGGTACAAACGAAATCCGCAGTACGCGATGCAGGTGCTGGAGGCGGCCGAAGCGGCGGGCGCCGATTGGCTCGTGCTGTGCGACACCAACGGCGGCAGCCTGCCGCACGAAATCAGCGAGATCGTCGGCAGCGTTTGCCGCAGCCGGCGGGCGCCGGTGGGCATCCATGTCCACAACGACGGCGAACTTGCGGTGGCCAATTCGCTGGCCGCTGTCCAGGCGGGGGCGTCGCAGGTACAGGGGACGATCAACGGGATCGGCGAGCGCTGCGGCAACGTCAACCTGATTTCCGTCATTCCCAACCTGCAGTTGAAGATGGGCTACACCTGCGTGCAGCCGGAACAGCTCAGCCAGCTCACCTCGCTGTCGCGCTACGTGGCGGAGATCGCCAACATGGTGATGCCGACCAACCAACCGTTTGTCGGCAACAGCGCGTTTGCCCACAAGGGCGGCATTCACGTCAGTGCCGTGCTGAAGAATCCGCAGACGTATGAGCATCTCGATCCGGAACAAATCGGCAACCGCCGCCGCGTGCTCGTCTCCGAACTGGCCGGACAGAGCAATCTGCTGGCCAAAGCGGAAGAGCTGAACATCAGCTTTGATCTCGATCGCCCGAAAGCGCGCGAAATCATCAAGCTGATCAAGGAACGGGAGTATCAGGGGTACCAGTACGAAGGGGCGGAAGCTTCGCTCACCTTGCTTTTGCTGGAGGCGTCCGGCGAAGAGAACAAGCTGTTCGAACGGGAGTCGTTCAAGATCTGGATGGAGAAAGCGGCGGATAAGTCGATCCTCTCCGAAGCGATGGTGAAAATGAATGTGAACGGGCAGATCGTGCACACGATCGCGGAAGGCAACGGTCCGGTCAACGCGCTCGACAACGCCTTGCGGAAAGCGCTGGAGGAACACTTCCCCTGTCTTTCGGAGATGCACCTGACCGACTACAAGGTGCGCGTCCTGGATGAAAGCGGGGCGACGGCGGCCAAGGTTCGCGTGTTGATCGAATCGCAGTACAAGGGGGAACGCTGGAGCACAGTCGGCGTCTCCACCAATGTGATCGAAGCAAGCTGGGAGGCGCTGGTCGACAGTGTGCGTTACCTGCTCTGGAAAGAAGGCTGTACGCTGCAGACTCCGGCCGCGGAGAAAGAACGGCCGGTCGGGATTAGCAACCACTAA
- the ltrA gene encoding group II intron reverse transcriptase/maturase → MDLLEKVLSRDNLKAVLKRVEANKGAPGVDGVSTEQLRDYLRQHWTIIRSQIEAGTYKPSPVRRVEIPKPDGGVRLLGIPTVVDRLIQQAILQVLTPIFDPDFSDSSFGFRPRRRAHDAVRKAQQFIQEGYRYVVDIDLEKFFDRVNHDILMSRVARKVKDKRLLKLIRAYLQSGVMVNGVCVTTEEGTPQGGPLSPLLANILLDDLDKELERRGHRFCRYADDCNIYVRTQRAGERVKASVERYLTRELKLKVNQQKSAVDKPCKRKFLGFSFAPGKEARIRLHPKSVIRLKERIRQWTNPHWSISMQERIQKLNQYLMGWIGYFALAEAKTHLLRIEEWIRRRLRLCLWTQWKRVRTRYRELRSLGLSHSRALEIANTRKGAWRTTKTPHMHKALGIAYWQQQGLMSLVQRYFALRQAW, encoded by the coding sequence ATGGACCTGCTGGAGAAGGTTCTGTCAAGGGACAACCTCAAAGCCGTCCTCAAACGGGTGGAAGCCAACAAAGGTGCTCCAGGAGTCGACGGTGTTTCAACCGAACAACTGCGCGACTACCTTCGCCAGCACTGGACGATCATCCGGTCGCAAATCGAGGCGGGAACCTACAAGCCATCTCCTGTCCGCAGGGTCGAAATCCCGAAACCTGACGGGGGAGTGCGGCTGCTAGGCATCCCCACCGTGGTGGACCGCCTGATCCAGCAGGCCATCCTGCAAGTGTTGACTCCCATCTTTGACCCAGATTTCTCCGACTCCAGCTTCGGATTCCGCCCAAGACGTCGTGCCCACGACGCGGTGCGGAAGGCACAGCAGTTCATTCAGGAAGGATACCGGTACGTGGTCGACATCGACCTGGAGAAGTTCTTCGACCGGGTCAACCATGACATCCTGATGAGCCGGGTAGCACGGAAGGTGAAGGACAAGCGTCTCCTGAAACTTATCCGCGCTTACCTGCAATCCGGGGTGATGGTCAACGGGGTGTGCGTCACGACGGAAGAGGGAACACCGCAAGGTGGTCCTTTAAGTCCGTTGTTGGCCAACATTCTGCTGGACGACTTGGACAAGGAGCTGGAAAGGAGAGGACACCGTTTCTGCCGCTACGCGGACGACTGCAATATCTATGTCCGTACACAACGCGCGGGGGAACGGGTAAAGGCGAGCGTGGAGCGATACTTGACCAGGGAACTCAAACTCAAAGTAAACCAACAGAAAAGTGCAGTGGATAAACCGTGCAAGCGAAAGTTTCTCGGATTCAGCTTCGCTCCGGGAAAAGAAGCGCGGATACGCCTGCACCCCAAATCGGTCATCCGGTTGAAAGAACGGATTCGCCAATGGACCAACCCGCATTGGAGCATTTCCATGCAGGAGCGAATTCAAAAACTCAACCAATACCTCATGGGGTGGATCGGGTATTTTGCATTGGCCGAGGCGAAAACCCATCTTCTGCGAATAGAGGAATGGATTCGCCGAAGGCTCCGGCTCTGTCTGTGGACGCAGTGGAAACGAGTCCGTACGCGTTATCGCGAACTTCGTTCGCTGGGCCTTTCCCACAGCAGAGCGCTGGAAATTGCAAACACCCGCAAGGGGGCATGGCGGACAACGAAAACGCCGCACATGCACAAAGCCCTTGGCATTGCCTACTGGCAACAACAAGGGCTGATGAGTTTGGTACAGCGATATTTTGCACTCCGTCAAGCTTGGTGA